The genomic stretch GGAGCTGAGAAGCTTGCACGACAGGGCGCAGCGTCTGGCAAAGCTTACTCAAGATCTGGATGGTTTGATCATCGATCGGCGGCTGCACAACAGAATGGTCGATGTGCCGCTTGTTTTGGAAAAAGCGGCGGACCTGACCGCCATGCTCTTTGCGCGCCAAGGCGTCCGCTTCGAAAGCCTGCCTGCCGTCAGCGGGCTGAGGATTCGCGGCCATGAGGCGACGCTGGAGCAGTGTTTCAGTCATGTGTTGCGCAATGCGGCTGAATCCATGCCAAGAGGAGGGTTGGTGAGGATTTCGGCCGAGCGGTCGCTGTCCGGCCGCTCGGTGCAGGTCACGGTGAGCGACCAGGGTTGTGGCATGAGCGATAAAGAGAAGGAACAGGCCTGTGAACCCTTTTTTACCACCAAGCAAGGCGATCATTCGGGCCTCGGACTGACCATCAGCTATGCCATCGCTCAAGCGCATGGGGGCACGATCGGATTCGACAGCAACCAGGGGAAAGGCACAACAGTCACCCTTTGTTTCCCGGTGGAGCAGGGTCACTTAAGTAAGCGAGGAAGTGCATGGAAAAGTTGAATACCAAGCGGAACAGCGTCCTGGTGGTGGAGGATAATGCGACCTGGCGCAACAACATCGTCAAGCTGTTGAAGAAGGCGGGCTATGTGTGTTCCACCGCCGTCAACTCCAGCGAAGCTATCCGGATGTATGCCAAAGAGTCGCCGCTGGTCGTATTGACCGATCTCAAAATGGATCGCCCCAAAGAGGGCATGGAGGTGCTGGAGGAGGTGCGCCGCATGGATCCGGAGGCGGTAGTGATCCTGTACACCGAGTTTCCGTCCATTGAAAATGCGGTGGAATCCCTCAAGATGGGGGCTTTTGATTACATTCAAAAAATGAGCAACAGCAACGATCTGTTGATGCCGCTGGAACGGGCGACCAAATTCGCCCGTGTGCAAAGGGAAAACCGCCTGCTGCGCAACAAGATGGATGATCTGACCGGTGATGCCGGCTTTTTCGGCGCCGTGGGCGTGAGCGCTGCTATCCAGGAGGTGTTTGAAAAAGCCAAGCGGGTGGCGCAAACCAATGCCACGGTGCTTATCACCGGCGATACCGGCACAGGCAAAGAGGTGCTGGCGCGGGGCATGCACTATTACAGTCCGCGCCGATCGCATGCGTTTGTGCCGGTGGCGGTCTCTGCACTGCCGGATACTTTGCTGGAGAGCGAGCTGTTCGGTCATGCGCGCGGCTCTTTCACCGGCGCTCTGGAAAAGAAAGGGTTGTTCGAAGCGGCTGATCAGGGCACTATTTTTCTTGATGAGATCGGCGAAGTCAGTCTCGATCTGCAGCAAAAAATGCTGCGCGTGCTGCAGGATAAAATGATCCGCCGTATCGGCGATCTTAAAGAAGTGGCGGTGGACACGCGGGTGATCAGCGCCACCAACAGAGATCCGGAAGCCCTGGTGCGCGAGAAAAAAATGCGCGAGGACCTTTATTTCCGTCTCAACGTCATCCGCCTGCATATGCCTTCGCTCGCTCAAAGACGCGAGGACATCCCCTTGCTCGCTTATCACTATTTAAATGTCTATCGTTATTGCGGACGGGTGGAGGTTGAATCGATCAACAGCGATGCGCTGATGCTGATGCAGCAGTACGATTGGCCGGGCAATGTGCGCGAACTGCAACATGCCATGGAACTCATGGTAACCCTGGCCGATCATCCGCAAATCCGCGTACAGGATCTGCCCGATTTCATTCAGCCCAACAGCCGGCAGGTGTTCATCCCAGCTCCCGAAGAACCGCTTCCATTCAAGGAAGCGAAAGCCAAGGTGGTGACGGAATTTGAAAAACAGTATATCGGCAAAATGCTTGAGCACTATCATGGCAATATCTCCAAGATGGCCGACGGCATCGGTCTGAACCGCAAGACGATTTACCGGCTGATGGATCAGCACCACATCCCCTCGGTCAAAGGTCAGAATAAGACGGAAAAATAATTCCTCTCCTGCAAACTCTCACCCGGCGGCTATACGGCCGCCTTTTTTTTCCCACTGTAACAAACTCCATTCAGCCTGCCGCCGGCTGTGTCAGAAACTGTGACATTTTAAATTATTGTAAATAATATAATTATAAATACAAACCCAACTAGCGGTTGTAGACGTAACATCATATTTTCATTGGCTTAATTGAATAAATTATTTAGTAAAGAACTTTATAATTAAGTAAAATATTAACAATATAATAAGGCATTGAATTATTTATGGATTCTGGCATGATAATTGATTAAATCGCAGTGTGAGGAGAACCTGCGCAGTGCCGGGCAACCGGTTTGACGGTCGGCAGGTTGCAGGGATCAAAAGAGAAACGGATTCAAAAAAAGGGATGGTGAAGAGAGTATGCAAAACCCTGCGTTCGTCAATGGTAAAAAGCGGATCGTTCTGGCCTCGATGGATCGAGGCATGGAAGACGCTCTGAAAAAACATTTCACGCAGCTGGCTTGCGATTTTTCCTGTGTGCAGCGCAGCATGGAGGCGCTGTCTGTTTTACTGGACCATGGCCTCGATTTGTTGATCCTGGACATGGACCTGTACGGCAATGTCAGCATCGATGTGTTGCCGGTCCTGCGGAAATTAAGGCCGCGCCTGCCGGTGGTGTTGCTGTCGGATGACCTCACTCAAAACATCCGCACCATCGCCGCTGAACAGGGCGTCACTTTTCAAACCGAAAAGCCGCACGACGACGCCGCCCTGGCCGGCCTGGTCGATGTCGCCGCCAGCATCATCGCCAAGCGCGAATTGCTCGCCCTCAATTGACCGGATCGATCAAATCCAAATTGATGACTCAGTAGCTGCTGCGTCGCAACTCGGATCAGGCATCTTTGCGCACACGAGGCAACTTGGTTCGGCATCTGTCATCAATTTGGATTTTTTTTGCCTCGCTGCACGCGCTGTTCTCTTGGGACAATTAGTCAACAGTCGCCCGTACAAGTGTCCCTTCTTCTGAAAGCCGATTCAAAGGATTAATTTAGTAAAGAATTTTTTCTTCAGCGAAG from bacterium encodes the following:
- a CDS encoding HAMP domain-containing histidine kinase; its protein translation is MSYLLQHLVVDIQLCLRESHGDWLQRWYGSMPAKGGSLEPLLSTLFGSDLTSIVAAVVGSGKTLYRDQLLDRPGLETCWVHLELAPAVRRHKVVGMTVTLHDVSVEKEQTRQADLIGRIEQLDVLTRRFISRLGQPLLDLSSRLGQLAQDTNSSDMGQELRSLHDRAQRLAKLTQDLDGLIIDRRLHNRMVDVPLVLEKAADLTAMLFARQGVRFESLPAVSGLRIRGHEATLEQCFSHVLRNAAESMPRGGLVRISAERSLSGRSVQVTVSDQGCGMSDKEKEQACEPFFTTKQGDHSGLGLTISYAIAQAHGGTIGFDSNQGKGTTVTLCFPVEQGHLSKRGSAWKS
- a CDS encoding sigma-54-dependent Fis family transcriptional regulator is translated as MEKLNTKRNSVLVVEDNATWRNNIVKLLKKAGYVCSTAVNSSEAIRMYAKESPLVVLTDLKMDRPKEGMEVLEEVRRMDPEAVVILYTEFPSIENAVESLKMGAFDYIQKMSNSNDLLMPLERATKFARVQRENRLLRNKMDDLTGDAGFFGAVGVSAAIQEVFEKAKRVAQTNATVLITGDTGTGKEVLARGMHYYSPRRSHAFVPVAVSALPDTLLESELFGHARGSFTGALEKKGLFEAADQGTIFLDEIGEVSLDLQQKMLRVLQDKMIRRIGDLKEVAVDTRVISATNRDPEALVREKKMREDLYFRLNVIRLHMPSLAQRREDIPLLAYHYLNVYRYCGRVEVESINSDALMLMQQYDWPGNVRELQHAMELMVTLADHPQIRVQDLPDFIQPNSRQVFIPAPEEPLPFKEAKAKVVTEFEKQYIGKMLEHYHGNISKMADGIGLNRKTIYRLMDQHHIPSVKGQNKTEK